The genomic region CGCTCGAGGAGGATGCGGTCCTTGAGGCGGCTGCTGGCCACGGGGTCGAGGCCGGCGCTCGGTTCGTCGAGCACCAGCACGCGCGGCGCGAACGCGAACGTGAGCGCGGCGCTGGCCTTCTGCCTCGTCCCGCCCGACAACGCGCTCAGGGGCTTGCCGAGGTGCTCGCGCAGGTCGAAGAGGTCGACGAGCTCGTCGAGAGCAGGGGAACGCTCCCCGCGCAGGTCCTGCACCAGCTCGAGGAGCTCGCGCACCCTGAGGTTGTCGGGGAAGCGCGCCTCCTGCGGCATGTACCCCACGCGGGCGCGCACCGCCGGGTCGCCGTCCACCAGGCGTCCGCTTATCGTCACGGTCCCGGAGTCGGGACGCACCAGCCCCAGCACGCACTTCAGGAGCGTCGTCTTGCCCGCGGCGTTCGGCCCCACGACGGCCGTCACGAGGCCGGGTCGGAACTCGGCCGAGACGCCCCTGAGGACCTCGAGCCGGCCGAAGCTCTTGCTCAGGGAGTCGACGACGACCATCTGATCCTCCCCATGAGCGGCCTGTCGTCCTCGATCGCCTTGGGCGTCAGGACGGGCAGGAGGCGCTCGGCGTAGTCCATGGCCTGCGACAGCGGGCTGCGGAGCAAGACCAGCGCCTGCGGGTATGCCTCAGCCGTCAGCGCGAACAGCCTGACGGGCCGGTAGGGGACGTCGCCGACGCCGTCCCTGTCGAGGTCGTAGCCCTGGTACTGGTCCCAGTAGTTCTGGTCGAAGGAGTTGTACGACCTGTCGGCGTTCGTGGTCACGTCGAACGTGTTGCCGATGAAGTTGTTGTGGCGGACCACCGACCCCATCGAGTTCGAGAGCACGCGCAGCGCGTAGCCGTTGCGGAGGAACTCGTTGTGGCTCAGCTCGGTGCGGTTCGAGCCGTCGAAGTAGACGGCGGCCGAGTTGTCGGCGAAGAGGTTGCCGGACACCAGCGAGTCGTCGATCTCCTTGAGGAGCAGCCCGTAGGCGGCGGCGCCCCTGTTGTCGCGGAACTCGTTGCCGAGCATCGCGATGTTCTTCGAGTACATGACGGCCACGCCGGCGCCGTTGTCGCGGAAGACGTTACCCGTGAACTCGGAGTCGTTCGAGTACATGAAGTGGAGCCCGTAGCGGAGGTTGCGCTCGCTGACGTTGTCGCGCACCTCGGCGCCGCGCGCGAACTCCAGGTAGATGCCGTCGCGGTGGCCCGTGACGGTGTTGCCCGCGATGACGACGTCGTAGCCGTTCCAGACGTGTATGGCGTTGCCGGAGTACGCCTCGGACTC from Trueperaceae bacterium harbors:
- a CDS encoding ABC transporter ATP-binding protein; this translates as MVVVDSLSKSFGRLEVLRGVSAEFRPGLVTAVVGPNAAGKTTLLKCVLGLVRPDSGTVTISGRLVDGDPAVRARVGYMPQEARFPDNLRVRELLELVQDLRGERSPALDELVDLFDLREHLGKPLSALSGGTRQKASAALTFAFAPRVLVLDEPSAGLDPVASSRLKDRILLERERGATVLLTSHVMSELEELADEVLFLLDGSVRYRGTLDSLRASTGEPRLERALARLMGGGAAVSTSGPGRVDPRAGQPEEAVA
- a CDS encoding nitrous oxide reductase family maturation protein NosD, with product GCAHSSITDALAAAEDGDTVLVRAGTYREGPLVVDKRVSLVGDGWPVLDGELKHQVLTIAADRVEVRGLVLRDSGRSHVREVAAIAVGEVGGCVIEGNRVENAFFGIYLAKATACEVRGNVLTGAAESEAYSGNAIHVWNGYDVVIAGNTVTGHRDGIYLEFARGAEVRDNVSERNLRYGLHFMYSNDSEFTGNVFRDNGAGVAVMYSKNIAMLGNEFRDNRGAAAYGLLLKEIDDSLVSGNLFADNSAAVYFDGSNRTELSHNEFLRNGYALRVLSNSMGSVVRHNNFIGNTFDVTTNADRSYNSFDQNYWDQYQGYDLDRDGVGDVPYRPVRLFALTAEAYPQALVLLRSPLSQAMDYAERLLPVLTPKAIEDDRPLMGRIRWSSSTP